In Streptomyces sp. TS71-3, the following proteins share a genomic window:
- a CDS encoding helix-turn-helix domain-containing protein — MAIGRVLQRARLDAGLGIDDISTATRVRIPIVQAIEQGDFSRCGGDVYAKGHIKTLARAVGLDPRPLLERYDAEYGTSESLTPASPLFEAERIRPERRGPNWTAAMVAAIVAVIGFVGFTLFQGNDPAGDSGTQAAEGANPAESKPTPTPHHSAPPAAPKPAPSDSAIAAAPRDKVTVMINAAQSRSWVSAKDHNGQVIFDGTLQKGEKKTFQDSDKIDLIVGNVSSVELFVNGKKIDNQFKPGQVGRLSYTKGDPEVG; from the coding sequence ATGGCGATCGGCCGCGTCCTCCAGCGCGCCCGCCTCGACGCCGGACTGGGCATCGACGACATCAGTACCGCCACCCGGGTGCGCATCCCGATCGTCCAGGCGATAGAACAGGGCGATTTCAGCCGCTGCGGTGGCGACGTCTACGCCAAAGGCCACATCAAGACACTCGCCCGCGCCGTCGGCCTCGACCCCCGGCCCCTGCTGGAGCGGTACGACGCCGAATACGGCACCTCGGAATCGCTGACCCCCGCCAGCCCCCTCTTCGAAGCCGAGCGGATCCGCCCCGAGCGCCGGGGCCCCAACTGGACCGCCGCCATGGTCGCCGCCATCGTCGCGGTCATAGGTTTCGTCGGCTTCACGCTCTTCCAGGGGAACGATCCGGCGGGCGATTCCGGCACGCAGGCCGCCGAAGGCGCCAACCCGGCCGAGAGCAAGCCCACGCCCACCCCCCACCACAGTGCCCCGCCCGCCGCGCCCAAGCCGGCTCCCTCCGACAGCGCCATCGCCGCCGCCCCGCGCGACAAGGTGACGGTCATGATCAACGCCGCCCAGAGCCGGAGCTGGGTCTCGGCCAAGGACCACAACGGCCAAGTGATCTTCGACGGCACCCTGCAGAAGGGTGAGAAGAAGACGTTCCAGGACAGCGACAAGATCGACCTGATCGTGGGCAACGTCTCCTCCGTCGAACTGTTCGTGAACGGAAAGAAGATCGACAACCAGTTCAAGCCCGGCCAGGTGGGGCGCCTGTCCTACACCAAGGGTGATCCTGAGGTCGGCTGA